The Saimiri boliviensis isolate mSaiBol1 chromosome 10, mSaiBol1.pri, whole genome shotgun sequence genomic sequence CTTATGCTAAGACTTGCAAATATAACGAGAAACAAAGCAGATCCCTACCCGCATGGAGCTTGCAGTCTACATATTGTGTGATATtatggaaattaattttaaaaatgaattgtaaTCAGAATGTTAATATAGCTATTTTATTACTCATTATATAATTACAAAGttggaaaatataaagaaaaatgaaaatatgtatctTACAACAGAGGAAGtgttaagaataattttaaaacccaGATAATTCTGGAAATATAGTAGAGTAGCATAGAAAAAGTATCAAAGAAGACATTAAGAACTTCCCCCATATATGttcttaattaaaaattgtaGGCAAAACTTCTGGTTTTTACCTAGTATTTGACGGATTTCTGGCCATTCTCTCTGTACTTCTAGTGCAGACTTCAGTTTAGCACACAGAGGAACATAATCCATGTAATCTATTAGTACTCGAGTAACTCTGCCTACTAAGTGCTTCATCCAAGGAACTGTAATAAACTCACAGAACTGAGAgaattgataaaatttaatttagtaGTATTTTTAATATGCCATGTACATAAACACTCAATTGTATTATGGAAACATTACTCTTTCTCTTATTACAGAGAATAAAAGATCCCTCCTTGtaatgaacaaaaattaaaaataaattgtttgctTCTTTCTGTGACACCATCAGCCCTGAAGACTCGCCTTGCTCTGATGTGACTGTAGTCAGCAAAGCATGGAGGAATCATGCTTCTTTCCATCTGGCCCCAGTATTCCACTAAACAGGCAGAAGTGACTAATTGCATACATTTCACATTCTTTTACATTCAGTTTTCAAGTCAAGAAAAAATGAACAGCATCTTTTGGAGGGGGGCAGAGGGGCTAGAGTCTAGATTTATGCTTATATCCCCATATCTTTgcaaacaaaaactgaagaagaaaaatagaaaaattagagttttttttcttcttgtaacatccctaaatgaatgaatgtgtgctAAATTAGGATGATGACCCAATATAAAGCAGAAAAGGCATAACTCACCGGATTATCTTTTATTACACAAGATGTCCATCCTGGCAGCACCTCTTCCTCTATCTCTGACCACACAAATGAATTTCCAAAGATGTCACCATGCATGCAGTCAAAGCACATCTCCACTTGATAGCCATTATTCAGCAATAGCCTCAGCATTACCTCGTCGTTTAGGGCATACTGAATGACACTGGGGAAACGAGTGTCATTCACATGCATAAAGTAACAATTGACATTAGCTCCATGGGAGAGAAGCAGCCGGACAATTTCATAATTATTGGCCCTCACCGCCACAAGTAGACAGTTGAGGGGATCTAAGTTTGGGTCTGCACCTGCAGCCAGAAGGACTTCTGTGCAACGAACATCATTATTAGAAACGGCAAAATACAGCGCAGTCTTCCTCTCATCGTCATAGTTCTGGGAAATGTGTTCACCAAGTAGGGTATTGACATCAAAACCATTTTCAATGAGCAGTTCTAGACACTGTGCGTTTTGTCCATCTGCCGCTGAGTGAATTGGTGTTAGCCCACTTTTCTGAATTGCATTTTTAGATGTTACCGGGATAAGATATTTCAGTGcactacaagaaaaaaagtcaaatatctaCGTACCATaaagaaaatcaggaaattaaataAACTGTTCTTGTTAGGTAAGTGAATGCAAATTGTACAGTTTCCCTTATTTTCTCTAGATAACCTTATGCTGAAACATTTAACTTCTGTCTATTGAGATACAACTATTTAGCTTAGTGTAATTTAGCTCAGTTTTGATTTAGCTTTCTATTCTAAATATTCTTGGGAAACACACTGCATCTTATATGCTTTGTCCTAGAATTGTGGTTCCTCAGGAACCCTCCCCCTCTTCCAATTCTCCTCTGAACAATATACTATTTCTGGGCAAccaatactatttttaaaaatataaaagaaatgtaagaTTTTCTAATGCCATAGAGGAGTGCTTTGTAATCTTGACCATTAGGATCATAGGGTCATAGGAAGTGACCCTGGATGTCATTTAGTCCAGCTGCTTCATTTAACAGAAGAACAGTCTAAAGTCTGGAGAGGCAAAATgattgtctaaggtcacacagttaaaTGTAGAGCAAGGATGAGAATTTGGGCCTTTTCAAATTCTCATGAATTATTCCTCTTTCACTGATTCCTGTGCAATCTATTTTTTAATACCATGTACATTGTCTGCTTCCATATAACTTGCAATTGAATTATTAGCCAAAAGAAGAGTCTTTAGTATTCCATCAACCTTGCATCAGTCCAGATGAGATAACCAACCATGGTTTATGTTTCTAAGTACATGTGATATGGTTGTGAATTTCACACTTGACTAACCAGCTAGACATGTATGAGAGCCACAGGCAAGGATAACTTGATCTCTTGTGCCTACTGTGCAAATTTATGAACACTGGGAGTAAATCCAGGTAAACTCTAACAACATGTCACTTAACATCAATTACGCATCACTGGCCACTTAGCCAGTGGCccactgaaaattataaagccCAATTACTTCAAAGTTTTTGAGCTTATGAAATATGTTTAATTGCCTAAAACCATCTTCTCATGGTGGGTAATTTAATATAGTGATCTAGACTTCTACCAATGTGTTAATTATGCACATTTTGTGATTTAAGAATCTATTCAACCAATTGTATGGAATAAAGAATTGTAAACTTATAATGAAACATTTCTATTCAAGAATATATTTGACATTATACTATAATATCCTGGAGATATTAGGAAATAATTGGAATAACACTGACACTGTTGTTACAAATAGTAATCCTTTGTCAAGGACAAAATTTTTAGAAACTGTAGCCTTTTGTTAAATACATTTGTAAACAGAAAGGCACTCTTGGGTGGCTTGTGCAGAATTCTCACTTATGCCTTAATTCcttctaaaagaaaatttcttttcattataaagtaCTATAAATTCACTTTTGGAATTACAGGAATATCAAAAAAGTTCTAAGCATCTAAAGATGAAGCATTAAAATGTGAAGATTTCGCCTCCCGCTCTTTGGATTTTGAAAGGTATTATATATAGACTTGTGATTGTACTGTatataaaaatttgcatttttaactcaAAAACCCTATAATTTATGACTCACAGATAATGCCCCTCATAGGCAGCTCGGTGTATAGGAAGATGCCCTGCTCGGTTAGGTACATTTCCACTTCCTCCATATTCCAGCAGGAGGGAAATGCAGTCAGGATTGCCACCTCCTGCTGCCTCAAACAGCACCGACGCCCCATCATCCGCCAGAGCAAGCACATCACCACCTGGCAGAATAAAACGTGGCATAATCATAACTGGATGGTATTGTTTAATCAATCCCCTAAAAAACAACCTCTTGAGTTCCTTTCTGGTTAGGACTTAAAAAGTATGAAATTAAGGACCTCCATGTTTGCTGTATTTTCAATCAACACTCATGCATGCAGCATGCTTCGTTTTATTAGAAAATCTTTAGGccaaaaaacagagaaatgacaTCAATTTTTATGATGGgtaaattcttccaaaaaaagTCTCATtagactttttaatttaaagacaatagcctttttgggttttgttttgttttattttgagacggagtctcactctgtcgactaggccggagtgcagtggtataatctcagctcactgcagcctctgcctcccaggtttaagcagttctccttcctcagtctcctgtgtagctgggattacaggcatgtgccaccacagggtttcaccatgttggccaaggtggtctccaactccaggcctcaagtggtCTATCCActtttgcctctcaaagtgctgggattacaggcatgaaccatggcaCCCCGCCTACTCTATTTTAACTTAACAAATACTTAGGGTTAATAA encodes the following:
- the ASB15 gene encoding ankyrin repeat and SOCS box protein 15 isoform X2; protein product: MDTTDDPDEDHLTSYDIQLSIQESIEASKTVLYPERFVPLSGQNRKLVEAIKQASYKTLWEFKTCDGETPLTLAVKAGLVENVRTLLEKGVWPNTRNDKGETPLLIAVKRGSYDMVSTLIKHNTSLDQPCVKRWSAMHEAAKQGRKDIISLLLKHGGNVHLRDGFGVTPLGVAAEFGHCDVLEHLIHKGGDVLALADDGASVLFEAAGGGNPDCISLLLEYGGSGNVPNRAGHLPIHRAAYEGHYLALKYLIPVTSKNAIQKSGLTPIHSAADGQNAQCLELLIENGFDVNTLLGEHISQNYDDERKTALYFAVSNNDVRCTEVLLAAGADPNLDPLNCLLVAVRANNYEIVRLLLSHGANVNCYFMHVNDTRFPSVIQYALNDEVMLRLLLNNGYQVEMCFDCMHGDIFGNSFVWSEIEEEVLPGWTSCVIKDNPFCEFITVPWMKHLVGRVTRVLIDYMDYVPLCAKLKSALEVQREWPEIRQILENPCSLKHLCRLKIRRLMGLQRLCQPASMEKLPLPPAIQRYILFKEYDLYGQELKLP
- the ASB15 gene encoding ankyrin repeat and SOCS box protein 15 isoform X1, whose amino-acid sequence is MDTTDDPDEDHLTSYDIQLSIQESIEASKTVLYPERFVPLSGQNRKLVEAIKQGHILELQEYVKYKYAMDEADEKGWFPLHEAVVQPIQQILEIVLDASYKTLWEFKTCDGETPLTLAVKAGLVENVRTLLEKGVWPNTRNDKGETPLLIAVKRGSYDMVSTLIKHNTSLDQPCVKRWSAMHEAAKQGRKDIISLLLKHGGNVHLRDGFGVTPLGVAAEFGHCDVLEHLIHKGGDVLALADDGASVLFEAAGGGNPDCISLLLEYGGSGNVPNRAGHLPIHRAAYEGHYLALKYLIPVTSKNAIQKSGLTPIHSAADGQNAQCLELLIENGFDVNTLLGEHISQNYDDERKTALYFAVSNNDVRCTEVLLAAGADPNLDPLNCLLVAVRANNYEIVRLLLSHGANVNCYFMHVNDTRFPSVIQYALNDEVMLRLLLNNGYQVEMCFDCMHGDIFGNSFVWSEIEEEVLPGWTSCVIKDNPFCEFITVPWMKHLVGRVTRVLIDYMDYVPLCAKLKSALEVQREWPEIRQILENPCSLKHLCRLKIRRLMGLQRLCQPASMEKLPLPPAIQRYILFKEYDLYGQELKLP
- the ASB15 gene encoding ankyrin repeat and SOCS box protein 15 isoform X4, with protein sequence MDTTDDPDEDHLTSYDIQLSIQESIEASKTVLYPERFVPLSGQNRKLVEAIKQGHILELQEYVKYKYAMDEADEKGWFPLHEAVVQPIQQILEIVLDASYKTLWEFKTCDGETPLTLAVKAGLVENVRTLLEKGVWPNTRNDKGETPLLIAVKRGSYDMVSTLIKHNTSLDQPCVKRWSAMHEAAKQGRKDIISLLLKHGGNVHLRDGFGVTPLGVAAEFGHCDVLEHLIHKGGDVLALADDGASVLFEAAGGGNPDCISLLLEYGGSGNVPNRAGHLPIHRAAYEGHYLALKYLIPVTSKNAIQKSGLTPIHSAADGQNAQCLELLIENGFDVNTLLGEHISQNYDDERKTALYFAVSNNDVRCTEVLLAAGADPNLDPLNCLLVAVRANNYEIVRLLLSHGANVNCYFMHVNDTRFPSVIQYALNDEVMLRLLLNNGYQVEMCFDCMHGDIFGNSFVWSEIEEEVLPGWTSCVIKDNPRILVH